The following coding sequences are from one Lysinibacillus sp. FSL W8-0992 window:
- a CDS encoding EcsC family protein — translation MENQEQLQIYLQEIEAWEKDQKGLWFWERLGRIPFKILDKMTPTFIQQKLALLVDELGSYVQSGGKYLINEQTMIQKIRNNSSYPNIFTISDIGNIPLEEMIALSDKLQKERVKLATVQGASTGFGGIFTLAIDIPFILGMALKTLQEIAIIHGFDPDDKMERIFIVKCLQFTSADIVGKEAILEEISSMHDNNNVSEKMISQLQGWQEVFFTYRDQMGWKKLFQMVPIAGMIFGAYANKGMMQDVAETGIMLYRKRRIYEKLK, via the coding sequence ATGGAGAATCAGGAGCAACTACAAATTTATTTACAAGAAATTGAAGCGTGGGAAAAAGACCAAAAAGGATTATGGTTTTGGGAAAGATTAGGGCGTATTCCTTTTAAAATTTTAGATAAGATGACCCCTACCTTTATTCAACAAAAACTAGCTTTACTTGTTGATGAGCTTGGGAGCTATGTTCAATCAGGAGGTAAATATTTAATCAATGAGCAAACGATGATTCAAAAAATCCGTAATAATTCTTCGTATCCAAATATTTTTACAATCTCTGATATCGGTAACATTCCTTTAGAGGAAATGATTGCTCTAAGTGATAAGCTACAAAAAGAACGCGTTAAATTGGCAACAGTCCAAGGGGCTTCTACTGGCTTTGGCGGCATTTTTACATTGGCTATTGATATCCCATTTATATTAGGAATGGCTTTAAAAACGCTGCAAGAAATAGCAATTATTCATGGCTTTGACCCTGATGATAAAATGGAACGTATTTTCATTGTGAAGTGCCTACAATTTACCTCCGCTGATATTGTAGGTAAAGAAGCTATTTTAGAAGAAATTTCATCCATGCACGACAATAATAACGTATCCGAAAAGATGATTTCACAGCTTCAAGGTTGGCAGGAAGTATTCTTCACTTATCGTGATCAAATGGGCTGGAAAAAGCTTTTCCAAATGGTTCCGATAGCAGGTATGATTTTCGGAGCATACGCTAATAAAGGTATGATGCAAGATGTAGCAGAAACAGGAATCATGCTTTACCGAAAAAGAAGAATATACGAAAAACTAAAATAG